A window from Leishmania donovani BPK282A1 complete genome, chromosome 27 encodes these proteins:
- a CDS encoding ATP-binding cassette protein subfamily D, member 1, putative, protein MPRPYSDLQKSGSVSTAVYSMPLVHRLVVACTSAVFALALLTQRYHLRLYGQTISTVHTEDDTQVTWDLCHRFFQIARIALPTWRCRESAGSVIFILLFAVKAVLRVWVSKANGEVLAAMLHGVPSERLPRFVSKVIARIAVGLTAGMTNGAIEGLRPWLIGCYRERLSSTFQRRFYNRLVYYQGTMLDSRLEAADTAISTYCGEFAEHFAELPYYFVLPALGCVTSMAALVEQAGLKSALMMSSIATTAVFVLRRAAPALGRIHSQLLSREDDYRRMLTNYLNNVESIAMHGAGKYILRQLDISLAKLKESLDHMALAKGNFEMMESAFSTFMTVVAQCVTFAGARRSPYHRSINAVYLEIQLIEDLNSSVKDFVVNFRELSHLTEFATKMSEFDNTLESIAAGTFIHSRQNTNYASLPGAPLVYTQMKSIAHAPDAKTFPLVKMEHVVLESPAGQQLFSNMSVEFRSDEDWVIIGENGCGKTSLLRMLCGLWMPKSGVLSQDTSVRFLLSPQHSYMAPQCTLYEQICFPDAVEAPTPEIRAAISEAVEMAGAQTVVCVIGGYDSAVMGLDLSNTDESYDWSSLSGGQKERISMARVFFHVLRMDRTKETPVAILDEATSMMDDTEQDVLNHLRRMNVRMISVTHRDVVIRHHTNILRIVHGGKWTVEKVRNPVKIGERVETENAVV, encoded by the coding sequence ATGCCGCGCCCTTATTCTGATCTCCAGAAGTCGGGCTCCGTTTCTACTGCCGTGTACTCGATGCCGCTCGTCCATCGGCTCGTGGTAGCGTGCACTTCTGCTGTATTCGCGTTGGCCCTCCTGACGCAGCGCTACCATCTACGTCTGTACGGTCAAACCATCTCCACAGTGCACACAGAGGACGACACGCAGGTGACCTGGGATCTTTGCCACCGATTTTTTCAGATTGCCCGGATCGCCCTGCCaacgtggcgctgccgtgagAGCGCCGGTTCCGTCATCTTCATCCTGCTGTTTGCCGTCAAAGCCGttctgcgcgtgtgggtgtcCAAGGCGAATGGTGAGGTGCTGGCCGCCATGCTGCACGGCGTGCCGtcggagcggctgccgcggttCGTGAGCAAAGTTATAGCTCGCATTGCCGTGGGCCTTACCGCTGGCATGACGAACGGCGCCATTGAAGGCCTGCGACCGTGGCTGATTGGGTGCTATCGCGAGCGCCTCAGTAGCACCTTTCAGCGGCGCTTCTACAACCGTCTTGTGTACTACCAGGGAACCATGCTGGACAGCCGTCTGGAGGCGGCCGACACAGCCATCTCGACCTACTGTGGCGAGTTCGCCGAGCACTTCGCGGAGCTGCCGTACTACTTTGTGCTGCCTGCGCTGGGGTGTGTGACGTCTATGGCGGCGCTCGTGGAGCAGGCGGGATTGAAGTCGGCCCTCATGATGAGCAGtatcgccaccaccgcagtgtttgtgctgcgccgtgccgctcCAGCATTGGGCCGTATCCACTCCCAGCTGCTCTCGCGCGAGGATGACTACCGCCGCATGCTCACAAACTACTTGAACAACGTGGAGAGCATTGCCATGCACGGCGCCGGTAAGTACATACTCAGGCAGCTGGACATCTCGCTCGCGAAGCTCAAGGAGTCGCTCGATCACATGGCCCTCGCGAAGGGCAACTTCGAGATGATGGAGTCAGCTTTCTCGACCTTCATGACGGTAGTGGCGCAGTGCGTCACCTTCGCCGGGGCGCGCCGCTCGCCCTACCATCGCTCGATCAACGCCGTCTACCTCGAGATTCAGCTAATTGAGGATCTCAACTCCAGCGTGAAGGACTTCGTCGTGAACTTTCGCGAGCTCTCGCACTTGACGGAGTTTGCGACGAAGATGTCGGAGTTTGACAATACGCTGGAGAGCATCGCGGCCGGCACCTTCATTCACTCTCGCCAGAACACCAACTACGCGTCTCTGCCCGGTGCACCGCTCGTGTACACGCAGATGAAGAGCATCGCCCACGCTCCCGATGCGAAGACGTTCCCGCTTGTCAAGATGGAGCACGTCGTGCTGGAGTCGCCGGCAGGGCAGCAGCTGTTCTCTAACATGAGCGTGGAGTtccgcagcgacgaggactGGGTTATTATCGGCGAGAACGGCTGCGGCAAGACCTCGCTGTTGCGCATGCTGTGCGGCTTGTGGATGCCAAAGTCCGGCGTGCTCTCCCAAGACACATCTGTGCGCTTCTTGTTGTCGCCACAGCACAGCTACATGGCTCCACAGTGCACCTTGTACGAGCAGATCTGCTTCCCCGATGCCGTagaggcgccgacgccggagATTCGCGCTGCCATCAGTGAGGCTGTAGAAATGGCTGGTGCGCAGACGGTCGTGTGCGTCATTGGTGGCTacgacagcgccgtcatGGGCCTTGACCTGAGCAACACCGATGAGTCGTACGACTGGAGCAGCCTCAGCGGTGGTCAAAAGGAGCGCATCAGCATGGCACGCGTCTTCTTTCATGTGCTGCGCATGGATCGTACAAAGGAGACGCCCGTGGCCATTCTAGATGAGGCAACGTCCATGATGGACGACACGGAGCAGGATGTGCTCAACCACCTGCGCCGCATGAATGTGCGCATGATCTCCGTCACCCACCGCGACGTCGTTATTCGGCACCACACAAACATCCTCCGCATCGTCCACGGCGGCAAGTGGACagtggagaaggtgcgcaaTCCGGTGAAGATCGGCGAACGTGTCGAGACGGAGAATGCAGTTGTGTAG